The following are from one region of the Cottoperca gobio chromosome 13, fCotGob3.1, whole genome shotgun sequence genome:
- the gmfg gene encoding glia maturation factor gamma, whose amino-acid sequence MSSALVVCEVDESLQAKLKKLRFRKETNNAAILMKIDMVKQLVILEEEYEDISLDELRDELPERQPRFIVYSYKYVHDDGRVSYPLCFIFSSPMGCKPEQQMMYAGSKNRLVQAAELTKVFETRNADDLTEEWLKSQLAFFR is encoded by the exons ATG TCAAGCGCTCTGGTTGTGTGTGAAGTGGATGAAAGTCTGCAAGCTAAACTGAAAAAGCTAAGATTTCGAAAAGAGACCAACAATGCTGCCATATTGA tGAAAATAGACATGGTGAAACAGCTTGTTATCCTTGAAGAGGAATATGAG GACATCTCACTGGATGAGTTGAGAGATGAACTTCCAGAGCGGCAACCCAG ATTCATTGTCTACAGCTACAAATATGTCCATGATGATGGGAGGGTGTCTTACCCGCTTTGTTTCATATTCTCCAGTCCAATGG GATGTAAGCCAGAGCAACAAATGATGTATGCAGGCAGCAAGAATCGACTGGTCCAAGCTGCAGAGCTCACAAAG GTCTTTGAAACACGAAATGCTGATGACTTGACAGAAGAATGGCTGAAGAGCCAGCTGGCATTTTTTCGCTAA
- the paf1 gene encoding RNA polymerase II-associated factor 1 homolog isoform X2, protein MAPTIQSQSQREDGHRPSSHRTVPERSGVVCRVKYCNSLPDIPFDPKFITYPFDQHRFVQYKATSLEKQHKHELLTEPDLGVTIDLINPDTYRIDPSILLDPADEKLLEEDIQAPASSKRSQQHAKVVPWMRKTEYISTEFNRYGVSNEKVEVKIGVSVKQQFTEEEIYKDRDSQISAIEKTFEDAQKSISQHYSKPRVTPVEVLPVFPDFKMWINPCAQVIFDSDPAPKDLTAPVGVEMMSQAMIRGMMDEEGNQFVAYFLPNEETIRKRKRDCDEGMDYMPEDLYDYKIAREYNWNVKNKASKGYEENYFFIFRDGDGVYYNELETRVRLSKRRAKAGAQSTTNAVLVCKHRDMNEKELEAQDARKAQLENHEPEDEEEDMDKDMQDSGDEKEKGSGSEAENSGSESEREEEEREQRGEEDAEEAEDAEDAEDAEEVEEVEGAEGAEGAEEMEEVEEAEEMEEAEEVEETEEVEEVEEEVREKRKRKTSGSGSESGEERTREMRDEEEIFGSDDDSDDNDDNDNTKNSARSSGEDGSASEDEGRNRGGSRSRSASPAHSDRSSDHSETRAQSGSGSERGSDSSDDSDSE, encoded by the exons ATGGCTCCGACGATTCAGTCGCAATCTCAGCGAGAAGACGGACACag GCCATCCTCTCATAGAACTGTTCCAGAGAG GTCAGGAGTGGTATGTCGAGTGAAGTACTGCAACAGCCTGCCTGACATCCCTTTTGACCCCAAATTCATCACATATCCATTTGATCAGCACAG GTTTGTACAGTATAAAGCCACTTCTCTAGAGAAGCAGCACAAGCATGAGCTCCTTACTGAGCCGGACCTCGGGGTCACCATTGATCTCATCAACCCGGACACTTACCGCATAGACCCCAGTA TACTGTTGGATCCCGCTGATGAAAAACTGTTGGAAGAGGACATCCAGGCTCCAGCCAGTTCAAAGAG GTCACAGCAGCATGCTAAAGTGGTCCCGTGGATGAGAAAGACAGAATATATTTCTACAGAGTTCAACAGATATGGCGTTTCCAACGAGAAAGTGGAAGTCAA gATCGGTGTATCTGTCAAACAGCAgtttacagaagaagaaatctaCAAGGACAGAGACAGCCAGATTTCTGCTattgagaaaacatttgaggaTGCACAAAAATCT ATTTCACAGCACTACAGTAAACCCAGAGTTACTCCTGTGGAGGTACTACCTGTGTTCCCTGACTTCAAG ATGTGGATCAACCCATGTGCTCAGGTCATCTTTGACTCTGATCCTGCACCCAAAGACTTAACAGCACCAGTAGGAGTGGAAATGATGTCTCAGGCCATGATCAG GGGTATGATGGACGAGGAAGGAAATCAGTTTGTGGCCTACTTCCTGCCCAATGAAGAAACAATCCGCAAGCGCAAGAGGGATTGCGATGAGGGGATGGATTATATGCCTGAGGATCT gtaTGATTACAAGATAGCCAGGGAGTACAACTGGAATGTGAAGAACAAAGCCAGCAAGGGTTATGAAGAGAACTACTTCTTCATCTTCAGAGATGGAGATGGCGTTTACTACAATGAGCTGGAGACAAG GGTGCGTCTCAGCAAGAGGAGAGCGAAGGCTGGAGCGCAGTCGACCACAAACGCTGTGCTGGTGTGTAAGCACAGAGACATGAACGAGAAGGAACTCGAAGCCCAG GATGCACGTAAAGCTCAGCTGGAGAACCATGAGccagaagatgaagaggaagacatGGATAAGGACATGCAGGACTCTG GTGATGAGAAGGAGAAGGGCAGCGGCAGTGAGGCAGAGAACTCTGGTAGTGAATCtgagagggaagaggaagagcggGAACAAAGGGGAGAGGAGGACGCGGAGGAAGCAGAGGACGCGGAGGACGCGGAGGACGcggaggaagtggaggaagtggagggagCGGAGGGAGCAGAGGGAGCGGAGGAaatggaggaagtggaggaagcgGAGGAAATGGAGGAAGcggaggaagtggaggaaacggaggaagtggaggaagtggaggaagaggTCCGAGAGAAGCGGAAGAGGAAGACAAGCGGCAGTGGAAGCGAGAGCGGCGAGGAGAGGACCAGAGAGATGCGGGACGAGGAAGAGATCTTCGGAAGTGACGATGACAGTGACGACAACGATGATAACGACAACACCAAGAACTCGGCCAGGAGCAGCGGGGAGGATGGCAGTGCAAGTGAGGATGAAGGAAGGAacagaggaggcagcaggagCCGCAGTGCCTCTCCAGCACACAGCGACCGCAGCAGCGACCACTCGGAGACCCGGGCTCAGAGTGGAAGTGGGAGTGAGAGAGGCTCAGATTCCAGTgatgacagtgacagtgaatGA
- the paf1 gene encoding RNA polymerase II-associated factor 1 homolog isoform X1 encodes MAPTIQSQSQREDGHSRPSSHRTVPERSGVVCRVKYCNSLPDIPFDPKFITYPFDQHRFVQYKATSLEKQHKHELLTEPDLGVTIDLINPDTYRIDPSILLDPADEKLLEEDIQAPASSKRSQQHAKVVPWMRKTEYISTEFNRYGVSNEKVEVKIGVSVKQQFTEEEIYKDRDSQISAIEKTFEDAQKSISQHYSKPRVTPVEVLPVFPDFKMWINPCAQVIFDSDPAPKDLTAPVGVEMMSQAMIRGMMDEEGNQFVAYFLPNEETIRKRKRDCDEGMDYMPEDLYDYKIAREYNWNVKNKASKGYEENYFFIFRDGDGVYYNELETRVRLSKRRAKAGAQSTTNAVLVCKHRDMNEKELEAQDARKAQLENHEPEDEEEDMDKDMQDSGDEKEKGSGSEAENSGSESEREEEEREQRGEEDAEEAEDAEDAEDAEEVEEVEGAEGAEGAEEMEEVEEAEEMEEAEEVEETEEVEEVEEEVREKRKRKTSGSGSESGEERTREMRDEEEIFGSDDDSDDNDDNDNTKNSARSSGEDGSASEDEGRNRGGSRSRSASPAHSDRSSDHSETRAQSGSGSERGSDSSDDSDSE; translated from the exons ATGGCTCCGACGATTCAGTCGCAATCTCAGCGAGAAGACGGACACag tagGCCATCCTCTCATAGAACTGTTCCAGAGAG GTCAGGAGTGGTATGTCGAGTGAAGTACTGCAACAGCCTGCCTGACATCCCTTTTGACCCCAAATTCATCACATATCCATTTGATCAGCACAG GTTTGTACAGTATAAAGCCACTTCTCTAGAGAAGCAGCACAAGCATGAGCTCCTTACTGAGCCGGACCTCGGGGTCACCATTGATCTCATCAACCCGGACACTTACCGCATAGACCCCAGTA TACTGTTGGATCCCGCTGATGAAAAACTGTTGGAAGAGGACATCCAGGCTCCAGCCAGTTCAAAGAG GTCACAGCAGCATGCTAAAGTGGTCCCGTGGATGAGAAAGACAGAATATATTTCTACAGAGTTCAACAGATATGGCGTTTCCAACGAGAAAGTGGAAGTCAA gATCGGTGTATCTGTCAAACAGCAgtttacagaagaagaaatctaCAAGGACAGAGACAGCCAGATTTCTGCTattgagaaaacatttgaggaTGCACAAAAATCT ATTTCACAGCACTACAGTAAACCCAGAGTTACTCCTGTGGAGGTACTACCTGTGTTCCCTGACTTCAAG ATGTGGATCAACCCATGTGCTCAGGTCATCTTTGACTCTGATCCTGCACCCAAAGACTTAACAGCACCAGTAGGAGTGGAAATGATGTCTCAGGCCATGATCAG GGGTATGATGGACGAGGAAGGAAATCAGTTTGTGGCCTACTTCCTGCCCAATGAAGAAACAATCCGCAAGCGCAAGAGGGATTGCGATGAGGGGATGGATTATATGCCTGAGGATCT gtaTGATTACAAGATAGCCAGGGAGTACAACTGGAATGTGAAGAACAAAGCCAGCAAGGGTTATGAAGAGAACTACTTCTTCATCTTCAGAGATGGAGATGGCGTTTACTACAATGAGCTGGAGACAAG GGTGCGTCTCAGCAAGAGGAGAGCGAAGGCTGGAGCGCAGTCGACCACAAACGCTGTGCTGGTGTGTAAGCACAGAGACATGAACGAGAAGGAACTCGAAGCCCAG GATGCACGTAAAGCTCAGCTGGAGAACCATGAGccagaagatgaagaggaagacatGGATAAGGACATGCAGGACTCTG GTGATGAGAAGGAGAAGGGCAGCGGCAGTGAGGCAGAGAACTCTGGTAGTGAATCtgagagggaagaggaagagcggGAACAAAGGGGAGAGGAGGACGCGGAGGAAGCAGAGGACGCGGAGGACGCGGAGGACGcggaggaagtggaggaagtggagggagCGGAGGGAGCAGAGGGAGCGGAGGAaatggaggaagtggaggaagcgGAGGAAATGGAGGAAGcggaggaagtggaggaaacggaggaagtggaggaagtggaggaagaggTCCGAGAGAAGCGGAAGAGGAAGACAAGCGGCAGTGGAAGCGAGAGCGGCGAGGAGAGGACCAGAGAGATGCGGGACGAGGAAGAGATCTTCGGAAGTGACGATGACAGTGACGACAACGATGATAACGACAACACCAAGAACTCGGCCAGGAGCAGCGGGGAGGATGGCAGTGCAAGTGAGGATGAAGGAAGGAacagaggaggcagcaggagCCGCAGTGCCTCTCCAGCACACAGCGACCGCAGCAGCGACCACTCGGAGACCCGGGCTCAGAGTGGAAGTGGGAGTGAGAGAGGCTCAGATTCCAGTgatgacagtgacagtgaatGA